Proteins from a genomic interval of Clostridium cochlearium:
- a CDS encoding D-alanine--D-alanine ligase, which produces MLIGVIMGGVSTEKEISNLTGKHIIENLDENKYEILPIPINTKFGLIDKIKCLEFAFIALHGTFGEDGKVQALLETMGVPYSGSGVLASSLCMDKNMSKKVLQGEGIKTPKWIVLYKDEDIDLKKIKNIGYPLIVKPNSGGSSIGISIVRKDDELVKAVEQAFKFDEEVLIEEYIEGEEITCCMLDGKPLPILSIKTKEKFFNYKAKYFEGLAEEKVASLSQNLKDKVEKISKKCWEIFKLKVYGAIDMIIKGEEIYVIEINTLPGMTKQSLFTKSAKFHGLDFSELLDNIIELSLK; this is translated from the coding sequence ATGCTAATAGGAGTAATTATGGGGGGAGTATCCACAGAGAAAGAAATATCAAATCTTACAGGTAAACACATAATAGAAAATTTAGATGAGAATAAATATGAAATACTTCCTATACCCATAAATACAAAATTCGGATTAATTGATAAAATAAAATGTTTGGAATTTGCGTTTATTGCATTACATGGTACTTTTGGAGAGGATGGAAAGGTTCAAGCCCTTTTAGAAACTATGGGGGTACCTTATTCTGGTTCAGGGGTGTTGGCAAGTTCTCTTTGTATGGATAAAAATATGAGTAAAAAAGTATTACAAGGGGAAGGTATTAAAACTCCTAAGTGGATAGTATTATATAAAGATGAAGATATAGATTTAAAAAAAATTAAAAATATAGGTTACCCTTTAATAGTAAAGCCCAACAGTGGTGGTTCTAGTATAGGTATAAGTATAGTTAGAAAAGATGATGAATTAGTAAAAGCTGTAGAACAAGCTTTTAAGTTTGATGAAGAAGTTTTAATAGAGGAATATATTGAGGGAGAAGAAATTACCTGTTGTATGTTAGATGGCAAACCTCTTCCTATATTATCTATAAAAACAAAAGAGAAATTTTTTAATTACAAAGCTAAATATTTTGAGGGACTAGCAGAGGAAAAGGTTGCTAGTCTTTCACAGAATTTAAAAGATAAAGTTGAAAAAATAAGCAAGAAGTGTTGGGAAATTTTTAAGTTGAAGGTTTATGGAGCAATTGATATGATTATAAAAGGGGAAGAAATATATGTAATAGAGATAAATACTTTACCAGGTATGACTAAGCAGAGCCTTTTTACTAAAAGTGCAAAATTTCATGGCTTAGATTTTAGTGAACTTCTAGATAATATAATAGAACTTTCCCTTAAGTAA